From the genome of candidate division WOR-3 bacterium, one region includes:
- a CDS encoding PASTA domain-containing protein — protein MPVNKSAVGSQTIFNFILSIIAGSLVSALVMFVVSKISLFSLFKLSGINPSDLKKFFIFLALSYFLIFLLSLIWSLILSKFAVKITYGKSKKDRFLKFFFLSFLTVFSVTSGLSSGFVFTDNFIELSGLNPEKKQIPDLYGLNFESASSLLYENGLDSIPPSNIHFTSFNDQIPDSVIIRQDPPAGTYISNPSQIEIWINIHYEETDAPQDSFIVAPHLVGLPLERALQIISSKNLSFEVESVFCDTVQEGWIIGTLPEGGSQIVPGEMVNIYVSLGMEIIIVPSVVQMTFNEAELKLRESDLTIYLEGETADPSPPKTVLSQNPAAGDTSIKGDTVRVFVSSGIPDTMQF, from the coding sequence ATGCCCGTAAATAAAAGCGCAGTAGGTTCACAGACGATTTTTAATTTTATTTTATCAATCATCGCCGGATCGCTTGTATCTGCGTTAGTCATGTTCGTGGTTTCCAAAATTTCCTTGTTCTCTCTTTTTAAACTATCCGGAATCAACCCCTCCGACCTGAAAAAGTTTTTTATATTTCTGGCTTTGAGTTATTTTTTAATTTTTCTTCTTTCTCTTATCTGGTCTTTGATACTATCAAAATTCGCCGTAAAAATCACATACGGAAAATCAAAGAAAGACCGATTCCTGAAATTTTTCTTTCTGTCTTTTTTAACGGTTTTCTCGGTTACTTCCGGGCTTTCTTCAGGTTTTGTTTTTACCGATAACTTTATTGAACTTTCAGGTCTCAACCCTGAAAAAAAACAAATACCAGACCTTTACGGGTTGAATTTCGAATCCGCGTCAAGCCTTCTTTACGAAAACGGTCTTGACTCGATACCTCCCTCAAACATACACTTTACCTCTTTTAACGATCAAATTCCTGACAGTGTAATTATACGCCAGGACCCCCCGGCAGGAACTTATATATCCAATCCATCTCAAATTGAAATATGGATAAACATCCATTACGAAGAAACAGATGCTCCCCAAGATTCTTTCATAGTCGCTCCTCACCTTGTAGGCTTGCCCCTTGAAAGAGCTTTACAGATAATATCGTCAAAAAATCTTTCTTTCGAGGTTGAATCGGTTTTTTGCGATACTGTTCAAGAGGGTTGGATAATAGGCACTTTACCTGAAGGCGGATCACAGATTGTCCCCGGAGAAATGGTTAATATTTACGTATCTCTTGGAATGGAAATCATAATCGTCCCCTCTGTCGTACAAATGACCTTCAACGAAGCCGAATTGAAATTGAGAGAGTCAGATCTAACCATATACTTGGAGGGAGAAACCGCGGATCCGTCTCCCCCGAAAACAGTTCTGTCTCAAAATCCGGCGGCTGGAGATACTTCAATAAAAGGCGATACCGTCAGAGTCTTCGTTTCATCGGGCATACCCGACACCATGCAGTTTTAA
- a CDS encoding Hsp20/alpha crystallin family protein — MIYNFIPVDPYEDIKRLRTGIKAALEEYYAGYPPCVIYEENDKASIRFFAPGMSSMEITATPESLTVTLERKKDEVSQKLKEERVFGVFKRTVNFPFKVDTEKYDAVYGNGILTVTFERAEADKPKKIKIGGYDDNRR, encoded by the coding sequence ATGATATACAATTTTATTCCAGTCGATCCGTACGAAGACATAAAACGGCTGAGAACAGGTATCAAAGCCGCCCTTGAGGAATATTACGCGGGTTACCCTCCATGCGTGATATACGAAGAAAACGATAAAGCTTCCATCAGATTCTTTGCTCCCGGAATGAGTTCGATGGAAATAACTGCCACCCCTGAATCTCTGACAGTTACCCTTGAAAGAAAAAAAGATGAAGTTTCACAAAAACTGAAGGAAGAAAGAGTTTTCGGCGTATTCAAGAGAACCGTCAATTTCCCTTTCAAGGTGGATACTGAAAAATACGACGCAGTTTACGGAAATGGAATTTTGACCGTGACCTTTGAGAGGGCAGAAGCCGATAAACCCAAAAAAATAAAAATAGGAGGATATGATGATAATAGACGATAA
- a CDS encoding Hsp20/alpha crystallin family protein, translated as MIIDDKQKSKPTNTRICKPATDIVSCEDGIKIFIDLPGADENSTDISVENNILTVKAAYIDSFPQSFKTLHREFEECDYQREFTLPKNVSSDKISASLNDGVLEMFLPFSEEVKPKKIEIKKK; from the coding sequence ATGATAATAGACGATAAGCAGAAAAGCAAACCCACCAATACTAGAATCTGTAAACCAGCAACTGACATTGTTTCATGCGAAGATGGAATTAAGATATTCATTGATTTACCGGGTGCAGACGAAAACAGCACTGATATATCGGTCGAAAACAACATTCTAACAGTAAAAGCGGCTTACATTGATTCTTTTCCGCAGTCATTCAAAACGCTCCACAGGGAATTCGAAGAATGCGATTATCAAAGGGAGTTCACTCTTCCCAAAAATGTTTCAAGCGACAAAATCAGCGCTTCACTCAACGATGGCGTTTTGGAAATGTTCCTTCCTTTTTCAGAAGAAGTTAAGCCTAAAAAAATCGAAATAAAGAAAAAATAA
- a CDS encoding Hsp20/alpha crystallin family protein produces the protein MALKNLIPWQREIQKNENETSLISFQREMNRLFDDFFSGFESFPSMRSQDFFPTINLKEDNANFTVTAELPGMDEKDIEITISENTLQISGEKKDETQSEKANYHYIERKSGYFKRVIGLPADVQSDRAEAFFKNGVLEIKLPKSEKPENIKKIAIKKGDTK, from the coding sequence ATGGCTCTTAAAAATTTGATTCCATGGCAGAGAGAAATTCAAAAGAACGAAAACGAAACCTCTCTGATTTCCTTTCAGAGAGAGATGAACAGGCTTTTCGACGATTTCTTTTCGGGATTCGAAAGCTTTCCTTCAATGAGGTCACAAGATTTTTTCCCGACCATCAACCTTAAAGAAGACAATGCTAATTTCACTGTCACCGCGGAACTGCCTGGAATGGACGAGAAAGACATTGAAATAACTATCAGCGAAAACACCCTGCAAATCAGTGGGGAGAAAAAAGACGAAACACAGTCCGAAAAAGCAAACTATCATTACATCGAGAGGAAATCCGGCTATTTCAAAAGAGTGATCGGTCTTCCGGCTGATGTTCAGTCGGACAGAGCTGAAGCATTTTTCAAAAACGGAGTCTTAGAGATAAAACTGCCTAAATCGGAAAAACCTGAAAACATCAAAAAAATCGCGATTAAAAAAGGTGACACTAAATAA
- a CDS encoding LysM peptidoglycan-binding domain-containing protein yields MKKWHFFLLLGLIPLCSFADNFGIHTQPRYHIVSPGDCLWNISHHYLGNPYRWPEIWEVNKPQIRDPHWIYPGQKFLIPAIEDIFTSSELFETPPPIEVVLIDVPQPVVAYEMSFRCGYISKQPHQFTMHIVDYYDREVPQLSKGFQVYIDGGQNDGIYEGQFLLVEREMNSVSDPATGRDFGKLIYPIGILRVLESDDDISRCLIQDIYEIELEIGDGVSVFEAPVLPTESQMQLTDVDLTGQIAEVFNYVGIVKDVSFVYLNIGSDRGVNIGDVFEILIPSEEISNPTTGAKVIIPERPSGYLQILNVQNETSSGYIFGINSLAEIQKGDKVKLVVRAGI; encoded by the coding sequence GTGAAAAAGTGGCATTTTTTCCTTTTATTAGGGTTGATTCCGTTATGCTCATTTGCCGACAATTTTGGAATTCACACTCAACCCAGGTATCATATAGTGTCTCCGGGAGATTGTCTTTGGAACATATCCCATCATTACTTGGGCAATCCTTATAGATGGCCTGAAATTTGGGAAGTCAACAAGCCACAGATCAGAGATCCCCATTGGATATATCCAGGTCAGAAATTTTTGATTCCAGCCATTGAAGATATTTTCACTTCTTCGGAGCTTTTTGAAACACCTCCGCCTATCGAAGTTGTTCTGATAGATGTACCCCAACCTGTGGTCGCTTACGAGATGTCTTTTAGATGCGGATATATTTCAAAACAGCCACATCAATTCACCATGCACATCGTCGATTACTACGACAGAGAAGTACCGCAGTTGAGCAAAGGATTTCAAGTTTACATCGACGGCGGACAAAACGACGGAATATACGAAGGACAGTTCCTTTTGGTAGAACGGGAAATGAATTCTGTCAGCGACCCCGCTACGGGAAGAGACTTCGGAAAACTTATATACCCGATAGGAATATTAAGGGTTTTGGAATCTGACGACGATATCAGCCGTTGCCTAATACAAGACATCTATGAAATTGAATTGGAAATTGGAGACGGCGTTTCGGTTTTCGAAGCTCCTGTCCTTCCGACAGAGAGCCAAATGCAGCTCACCGACGTCGATCTGACAGGTCAAATCGCCGAGGTCTTTAACTATGTCGGAATAGTCAAAGATGTTTCTTTCGTCTATCTAAACATCGGATCCGACAGAGGCGTCAACATCGGCGACGTGTTTGAAATCCTCATTCCTTCGGAAGAAATCTCAAATCCCACTACCGGCGCGAAAGTTATCATTCCAGAGAGACCTTCAGGATATCTGCAAATTTTAAACGTTCAAAATGAAACATCTTCCGGTTACATTTTCGGGATTAACAGTCTTGCTGAAATTCAAAAAGGCGATAAAGTAAAACTCGTCGTCAGAGCCGGTATTTAA
- a CDS encoding cyclic nucleotide-binding domain-containing protein, translated as MTEEKKIDLLRKVALFRGLNREEIIELLKRAKLKIFSQGETIFNEGEKGDSMFVIIKGRVRISTIIPGVGEEALAIYGPGEIIGEMALVEASKRSATVTAEEETETIGFKREKLIEFMQEYPGAGINILWVLVRTLAERLRATNERLKPIFALAKTF; from the coding sequence ATGACCGAAGAAAAAAAAATTGATCTGCTGAGAAAAGTCGCCCTTTTCAGAGGTTTGAACCGTGAAGAGATTATTGAGCTTTTAAAGAGGGCAAAACTTAAAATTTTTTCACAGGGCGAGACGATTTTCAACGAAGGCGAAAAAGGCGATTCAATGTTTGTCATTATTAAAGGGAGAGTGAGGATTTCCACTATAATTCCGGGAGTGGGCGAAGAAGCCCTCGCTATTTACGGACCTGGCGAAATAATTGGGGAAATGGCTCTCGTTGAAGCTTCCAAAAGATCAGCTACTGTTACAGCAGAAGAGGAGACCGAGACAATCGGTTTCAAAAGAGAAAAACTCATCGAGTTCATGCAGGAATACCCAGGCGCCGGAATAAATATACTGTGGGTTCTCGTGAGAACTTTAGCTGAAAGATTGAGAGCCACAAACGAGCGGCTCAAACCAATTTTCGCTCTCGCGAAGACATTTTGA
- the panB gene encoding 3-methyl-2-oxobutanoate hydroxymethyltransferase, whose product MRGKFKLQDFKKRKSENRKICALTAYDFCMAHWLGQTDIDFILVGDSAGMVVFGDENTLSVTVDDIVKFSSAVRKGSPESFIIADMPFLSYQLSSERAVENAGRLIVEGRADAVKIEGGSGVFDKIEAILKAGIAVQGHLGLTPQSVSRFGGYRVQGRSEKDAKIILEDAKKLEDLGVFSIVLEFIPYELAEIVTKSLKIPTVGIGSGSACDGQILVTNDILGLTPSGGPKFARKYADSAQTIIHAVSNFIKDVNSGSYPSEKETVRTDQEKSDGTKK is encoded by the coding sequence TTGAGAGGTAAGTTCAAACTTCAAGACTTCAAAAAGCGCAAATCCGAAAACAGGAAGATTTGCGCACTTACGGCTTATGATTTCTGTATGGCTCACTGGCTCGGGCAGACTGATATTGATTTCATTTTAGTTGGAGATTCCGCGGGAATGGTCGTCTTCGGCGACGAAAACACGCTTTCCGTGACCGTTGACGATATCGTAAAATTTTCGTCCGCCGTCAGAAAGGGGTCCCCTGAAAGTTTTATCATAGCCGACATGCCCTTTCTTTCCTACCAGCTATCAAGCGAAAGAGCAGTTGAAAACGCCGGCAGGCTTATTGTTGAAGGCCGGGCTGACGCTGTTAAAATCGAAGGAGGATCGGGAGTATTTGACAAAATTGAAGCCATATTGAAAGCCGGTATTGCGGTCCAGGGTCATCTCGGTTTGACGCCCCAGTCGGTTTCGAGATTTGGCGGGTACAGAGTTCAAGGGCGAAGCGAAAAAGACGCAAAGATAATTCTCGAAGACGCTAAAAAGCTCGAAGATCTCGGAGTCTTCAGCATAGTCCTCGAATTCATTCCCTACGAACTCGCCGAAATAGTAACCAAGTCTCTGAAAATACCTACCGTAGGGATTGGAAGCGGTTCCGCCTGCGACGGACAGATACTCGTGACGAACGATATCTTAGGCTTGACCCCTTCAGGCGGACCCAAGTTTGCCAGAAAATATGCCGATTCAGCCCAGACTATAATCCACGCCGTTTCTAATTTCATAAAAGATGTTAACTCAGGAAGCTACCCTTCAGAAAAAGAAACAGTTCGGACCGATCAGGAAAAATCAGACGGGACAAAAAAATGA
- the tadA gene encoding Flp pilus assembly complex ATPase component TadA → MNVDFLSLSEKEMAEKLVQKLLEKNLIKKENLEKIQRHSIISSQNILAALVQTKTVSEESVFENFAELIGLPFIHIDPLSLDLEIVTGAIPQKYSKHNKIVPLSREGDKLTVAFSDPSVLKLKDEIENQLHTNLKFVLAKPSDIEKVIEGFFSFHSALKAAESLLRSGTLESKNIFNKEYLSQTETEVQPNIKPIVTAVDNLFSYAFEQRASDIHIEPKRNLSLVRMRIDGILHDVHVIPNIVHSAIVSRIKILSGLDISQKRIPQDGRIKKKYKENELEIRISTIPTVFGEKVVMRIFDPDVLLQNIDDLGFFEDDMLLVREFLGHNEGILLLTGPTGSGKTTSLYSLLKELSRPEVNIVTIEDPVELVYEDFNQIPVDNKSGIGFANALRNVLRQDPDIIMVGEIRDTETAEYAIQAALTGHLVFSTLHTIDAPSAISRMINLGIPKFLLSSTLIGVIAQRLIRKNCPYCSEDFSLPPEATQALEIATDSLSQANLKIGKGCVQCRGTGFLYRTGIFEILKVTPEIRKLIVRGESLNSIRGEAKRNGMRNLREAATAKMLLGETSYKEVFRVTGSSHYLVEDY, encoded by the coding sequence ATGAATGTAGATTTTCTCTCCCTTTCCGAAAAGGAGATGGCTGAAAAACTTGTTCAAAAATTGCTCGAAAAAAATTTGATCAAAAAAGAAAACCTCGAGAAGATACAAAGGCATTCAATAATATCTTCACAGAATATCTTGGCGGCTTTAGTCCAGACAAAAACAGTATCTGAAGAAAGCGTTTTCGAGAATTTCGCCGAACTTATTGGATTACCTTTCATCCATATAGACCCTCTTTCACTCGACCTCGAAATAGTCACCGGAGCGATACCCCAGAAATATTCCAAGCACAACAAAATCGTCCCCCTCTCCCGCGAAGGTGATAAATTGACGGTGGCTTTCAGCGATCCATCTGTTTTAAAGCTGAAAGACGAAATAGAAAACCAACTTCACACGAATTTGAAATTCGTTTTAGCCAAACCCTCGGATATAGAAAAAGTCATTGAGGGTTTTTTCTCTTTTCATTCGGCTTTAAAAGCCGCGGAATCGCTTTTGCGATCCGGCACTCTCGAATCTAAAAATATTTTCAACAAGGAATACTTGAGCCAAACCGAAACAGAAGTCCAACCCAACATCAAACCCATAGTCACCGCAGTCGACAATCTTTTTTCATACGCATTCGAACAGAGAGCTTCAGATATTCATATAGAACCTAAGAGAAACCTCTCGCTCGTGAGAATGCGAATCGACGGAATTCTTCACGACGTTCATGTTATCCCGAACATAGTTCATTCAGCTATTGTCTCCCGCATCAAGATTCTTTCAGGTCTTGACATTTCACAAAAAAGAATACCCCAGGACGGAAGGATAAAGAAAAAATACAAGGAAAACGAACTTGAAATTAGAATCTCGACTATACCAACCGTGTTTGGAGAGAAGGTTGTCATGAGAATATTCGACCCGGATGTCTTGCTTCAAAACATAGACGACCTCGGATTTTTCGAAGACGACATGCTTCTCGTCAGGGAGTTTTTAGGTCACAACGAGGGAATACTCCTGTTGACAGGACCCACGGGAAGCGGAAAGACGACGAGTCTTTATTCCCTTTTAAAAGAGCTTTCCAGACCAGAAGTAAACATCGTCACAATAGAAGACCCCGTAGAACTCGTTTATGAAGATTTCAACCAGATACCCGTGGACAATAAATCCGGCATAGGTTTTGCCAACGCCTTGAGAAATGTTCTAAGACAGGACCCCGATATCATAATGGTCGGCGAGATCAGGGATACCGAGACAGCCGAATACGCCATACAAGCAGCTCTCACAGGTCATCTCGTTTTTTCGACTCTCCACACAATAGACGCGCCTTCTGCCATATCGAGAATGATTAATCTCGGAATACCGAAATTCTTGTTATCGAGCACACTGATAGGAGTTATTGCTCAGAGGCTCATAAGAAAAAATTGTCCGTATTGTTCGGAGGATTTTTCTCTTCCTCCCGAAGCTACGCAAGCTCTTGAGATTGCCACCGATTCTCTCTCTCAAGCCAACTTGAAAATCGGAAAGGGCTGCGTTCAGTGCAGAGGAACCGGTTTTCTGTACCGAACAGGCATATTTGAAATACTCAAGGTTACACCCGAAATAAGAAAACTTATTGTCAGGGGAGAGAGCCTCAACTCGATTAGAGGCGAAGCAAAAAGAAACGGCATGAGAAACCTGCGCGAAGCCGCCACGGCGAAAATGCTGTTGGGAGAGACCTCTTACAAAGAGGTCTTCAGGGTTACCGGTTCTTCGCACTACCTGGTCGAAGATTACTGA